In one Sphingomonas sanguinis genomic region, the following are encoded:
- a CDS encoding outer membrane protein assembly factor BamE, whose protein sequence is MSVSSTRALGLGLIMALTASACTPLRSHQGYVVDVDLVNSIQPGVDNRQSVLQTLGTPTITSQFGGGDWYYVARDSRNLGYTLPHPVSQITLQVSFDQAGNVTTIRRAGIDQVADISPYGKTTPTLGRQRGFFQDLFGNIGAVGAPGAGGGQGGGMGGGRTRP, encoded by the coding sequence ATGAGCGTTTCTTCCACCCGCGCCCTCGGGCTGGGCCTGATCATGGCCCTGACGGCGTCGGCCTGTACGCCGCTGCGGTCGCATCAGGGTTATGTGGTCGATGTCGATCTCGTCAACTCGATCCAGCCGGGTGTCGACAACCGCCAGTCAGTGCTCCAGACGCTAGGTACGCCGACGATTACCAGCCAGTTCGGCGGTGGCGACTGGTATTATGTCGCGCGCGACAGCCGCAATCTGGGCTATACTCTGCCCCATCCGGTGTCGCAGATCACCTTGCAGGTCAGCTTCGACCAGGCGGGCAACGTCACGACGATCCGCCGCGCGGGCATCGATCAGGTCGCCGACATCTCGCCCTATGGCAAGACGACGCCGACCCTGGGCCGCCAGCGCGGCTTCTTCCAGGATCTGTTCGGCAATATCGGCGCGGTCGGCGCGCCGGGCGCCGGTGGCGGCCAGGGCGGCGGCATGGGCGGCGGGCGTACCCGGCCGTAA
- the rho gene encoding transcription termination factor Rho, translated as MHLKDLKKKTPADLVQLAEELGVESASTLRKQDLLFAILKEQAEQGDQIMGLGTIEVLPDGFGFLRSPEANYLAGPDDIYVSPNQVRKHGLRTGDTVEGEIRAPKDGERYFALTKLTSVNFDDPEAVRHRVNFDNLTPLYPEQKLILDPADPTQKDKSARVIDIVSPQGKGQRTLIVAPPRVGKTVMLQNIAKAITDNHPEVFLIVLLIDERPEEVTDMQRSVRGEVVSSTFDEPAQRHVQVAEMVIEKAKRLVEHKKDVVILLDSITRLGRAYNTVVPSSGKVLTGGVDANALQRPKRFFGAARNIEEGGSLSIIATALIDTGSRMDEVIFEEFKGTGNSEIVLDRKVADKRIFPAMDVGKSGTRKEELLVEKDKLSKMWVLRRILMQMGTIDSMEFLLDKMKNSKTNEDFFDSMNQ; from the coding sequence ATGCATCTGAAAGACCTCAAGAAGAAAACCCCCGCCGACCTCGTGCAGCTGGCCGAGGAATTGGGGGTCGAGAGCGCGTCCACGCTGCGCAAGCAGGACCTGCTGTTCGCCATCCTGAAGGAACAGGCCGAACAGGGCGACCAGATCATGGGCCTGGGCACGATCGAGGTGCTGCCCGACGGCTTCGGCTTCCTGCGGTCGCCCGAAGCGAACTATCTGGCCGGGCCGGACGACATCTATGTCTCGCCCAACCAGGTCCGCAAGCACGGCCTGCGCACCGGTGATACGGTCGAAGGCGAGATCCGCGCACCCAAGGACGGCGAGCGCTATTTTGCGCTGACCAAGCTGACCTCGGTCAATTTCGATGACCCGGAAGCCGTCCGCCACCGCGTCAATTTCGACAATCTGACGCCGCTCTACCCCGAGCAGAAGCTGATCCTCGATCCCGCCGATCCGACCCAGAAGGACAAGTCGGCGCGCGTCATCGACATCGTGTCGCCCCAGGGCAAGGGCCAGCGCACGCTGATCGTGGCACCCCCGCGCGTCGGCAAGACGGTGATGCTGCAGAACATCGCCAAGGCGATCACCGACAATCACCCCGAAGTCTTCCTGATCGTCCTCCTCATCGACGAGCGCCCGGAAGAAGTCACCGACATGCAGCGCTCGGTGCGCGGCGAGGTCGTGTCCTCGACCTTCGACGAACCGGCGCAGCGCCACGTCCAGGTCGCCGAGATGGTGATCGAAAAGGCCAAGCGCCTGGTCGAGCACAAGAAGGATGTCGTCATCCTGCTCGACTCGATCACCCGTCTGGGCCGCGCCTACAACACCGTGGTCCCGTCCTCGGGCAAGGTGCTGACCGGCGGTGTCGACGCCAATGCGCTCCAGCGGCCGAAGCGCTTCTTCGGTGCGGCGCGTAACATTGAGGAGGGCGGTTCGCTCTCGATCATCGCCACCGCGCTGATCGACACGGGCAGCCGCATGGACGAGGTCATCTTCGAAGAGTTCAAGGGCACCGGCAACTCGGAAATCGTCCTCGACCGCAAGGTGGCGGACAAGCGCATCTTCCCGGCGATGGACGTCGGCAAGTCGGGCACCCGCAAGGAAGAGCTGCTGGTCGAGAAGGACAAGCTGTCCAAGATGTGGGTGCTGCGCCGCATCCTCATGCAGATGGGTACTATCGACTCGATGGAGTTCCTGCTCGACAAGATGAAGAACTCGAAGACCAACGAGGATTTCTTCGACTCGATGAACCAGTAA
- a CDS encoding YceD family protein, with product MTPEWSRPEKIDTIGEREKPVSIDTTADERRALAGRFALLSVDALSADLVVRRDAAGILVTGTVRGSVVQPCSVTGDPVPAKVDEPVALRFVEPTGHGADEEIELSEDSLDTIEIEGGTIDLGEAAAETMALSLDPFPRSPAAAATLKEAGVISEDEAGPLGALSGLKAMLEGKK from the coding sequence GTGACCCCCGAATGGAGCCGCCCCGAAAAGATCGACACGATCGGTGAGCGCGAAAAGCCCGTCTCGATCGACACGACTGCGGACGAACGCCGGGCGCTGGCTGGGCGGTTCGCGCTGCTCTCGGTCGATGCGCTGTCGGCCGATCTGGTCGTGCGGCGCGATGCGGCGGGCATCCTGGTCACCGGCACGGTGCGCGGGTCGGTGGTTCAGCCCTGTTCCGTGACGGGCGACCCGGTCCCGGCCAAGGTCGACGAACCGGTCGCCCTGCGCTTCGTCGAACCCACCGGGCACGGTGCGGATGAGGAAATCGAGCTGTCCGAGGATTCGCTCGACACGATCGAGATCGAAGGCGGCACGATCGACCTGGGCGAAGCGGCGGCCGAAACCATGGCGCTGTCGCTCGATCCCTTCCCGCGCAGCCCCGCCGCAGCCGCGACGCTGAAGGAAGCGGGCGTCATCAGCGAGGACGAAGCCGGGCCGCTCGGCGCGCTATCGGGGCTGAAAGCGATGCTCGAAGGCAAGAAGTGA
- a CDS encoding ubiquinol-cytochrome C chaperone family protein: MAWGWLKQGIARYFGRDADAALPLYNAVVLRARAEHWYLDGAVPDTVDGRFDMIAAVLSVVLIRLEADPEGVAPAARLTERFVTDMDGQLRELGIGDIVVGKHIGKMMAMLGGRLTAYREGLAGDKAVMDAALIRNLYRGAAPADTDAVAHVRERLSTLHERLAAVSLARLTLGDLP; encoded by the coding sequence ATGGCCTGGGGCTGGCTCAAGCAGGGGATCGCCCGCTATTTCGGGCGTGACGCGGATGCGGCGCTGCCGCTGTACAATGCCGTCGTGCTGCGCGCGCGAGCGGAGCATTGGTATCTCGACGGGGCGGTGCCCGATACGGTCGATGGCCGGTTCGACATGATCGCGGCGGTCCTGTCGGTGGTGCTGATCCGGTTGGAGGCCGATCCCGAGGGCGTGGCGCCCGCTGCACGGCTGACCGAGCGCTTCGTCACCGACATGGACGGACAGCTTCGCGAACTCGGCATCGGCGACATCGTGGTCGGCAAGCATATCGGCAAGATGATGGCGATGCTGGGAGGGCGCCTGACTGCCTATCGCGAGGGGCTGGCCGGGGATAAGGCGGTGATGGACGCCGCCTTGATCCGCAACCTGTATCGCGGCGCGGCACCCGCGGATACGGATGCCGTTGCCCATGTTCGCGAGCGACTTTCCACCCTACATGAGCGGCTGGCGGCCGTTTCACTCGCTCGCCTTACCCTTGGAGACCTGCCGTGA
- a CDS encoding SixA phosphatase family protein: protein MKTLTLLRHAKSSWDDPVARDFDRPLNAKGRRAAAMIGRHLKAEGFAFDHVLASPAVRVIETLDEVWSGYGQKLEPVWDRALYLASAASLLDLVQALPDEADHVMMVGHNPGLEDLVLNLTLDNELRERVEDKYPTATVAQMTLPITRWAEAQAHGATLVAFIRPRDLDPTLGPDTP from the coding sequence ATGAAGACGCTGACGCTCCTTCGCCATGCCAAGTCGAGCTGGGACGATCCCGTCGCCCGCGATTTCGATCGGCCACTCAATGCCAAGGGACGGCGCGCGGCGGCGATGATCGGGCGGCATCTGAAGGCGGAGGGGTTCGCCTTCGACCATGTCCTCGCCTCCCCGGCCGTCCGCGTGATCGAAACGCTGGACGAAGTGTGGAGCGGTTACGGCCAAAAGCTGGAGCCGGTCTGGGACCGCGCGCTCTATCTCGCCTCCGCCGCCAGCCTGCTCGATTTGGTCCAGGCGCTGCCGGACGAGGCGGACCATGTGATGATGGTCGGGCATAATCCGGGGCTGGAGGATCTGGTCCTCAACCTGACGCTCGACAATGAATTGCGCGAACGGGTAGAGGACAAATACCCGACCGCGACGGTGGCACAGATGACGCTGCCGATCACCCGCTGGGCCGAGGCGCAGGCGCATGGCGCGACGCTGGTCGCGTTCATCCGCCCGCGCGATCTGGACCCGACGCTGGGGCCAGATACGCCCTAG